In Desulfolucanica intricata, the following are encoded in one genomic region:
- a CDS encoding FmdB family zinc ribbon protein, translating to MPIFEYKCKACGEIFDVLQLAGKDNDQIKCPSCESSELEKLISAPFLPSSVGKPANEEKTGACCGSEPGAKGCTPGSCCGGAGVH from the coding sequence ATGCCGATTTTTGAGTATAAATGTAAAGCTTGTGGTGAAATTTTTGATGTTCTTCAATTAGCGGGGAAGGATAATGACCAAATTAAATGCCCTTCTTGTGAGAGTTCTGAACTGGAAAAACTTATTTCAGCACCGTTCTTACCAAGTTCCGTGGGCAAACCTGCCAATGAAGAAAAAACCGGTGCTTGCTGTGGTTCAGAACCGGGTGCTAAAGGATGTACTCCCGGGTCTTGTTGTGGTGGTGCAGGAGTTCACTGA
- a CDS encoding carboxymuconolactone decarboxylase family protein, translating to MADVRKILNDFMNGMGKTGKQAPELIQGFMGFMGGVVKKGALSVKQKELISVAIGAYNRCEYCIVYHVYKALESGATPEEIMEAAGVAITFGGGPSMAYTVTLVRESIEAFAGDFQK from the coding sequence ATGGCAGACGTAAGAAAAATTCTAAACGATTTCATGAATGGAATGGGTAAGACCGGGAAACAAGCTCCTGAATTAATTCAAGGGTTTATGGGCTTTATGGGGGGAGTTGTCAAAAAAGGTGCCCTTTCGGTAAAACAAAAGGAACTTATATCTGTTGCCATCGGTGCTTATAACAGGTGCGAATACTGTATAGTTTATCATGTATACAAAGCTCTGGAATCCGGAGCTACCCCTGAGGAAATTATGGAAGCTGCCGGAGTGGCCATTACTTTTGGCGGCGGCCCATCCATGGCTTATACGGTTACCCTGGTTCGTGAATCTATTGAGGCCTTTGCCGGTGATTTTCAAAAATAA
- a CDS encoding DUF3298 and DUF4163 domain-containing protein, translated as MIKKQTTASLIENRVENQCTNVSYPQIQGLKNKEIQEKINELIRKQIAALIPKEGCDVYEEILGVYEVKLNKKGILSIRFEFYTFPKQAANGLTVVKSITANLETGEIYQLHDLFKINSDYKILISNMIKEQIKEKDLPLINEFQGITDYEEFYLTENALVIYFQLYEYTPHSVGIPEFEIPYTKIKNLINDRGPIVRQLK; from the coding sequence ATGATTAAGAAACAAACTACCGCAAGTTTAATTGAAAATAGGGTGGAAAACCAGTGTACTAATGTTAGCTATCCACAAATTCAAGGATTAAAGAATAAAGAGATTCAAGAAAAGATTAATGAATTAATAAGAAAGCAAATAGCCGCATTAATTCCCAAAGAGGGCTGTGATGTTTATGAAGAAATTTTGGGAGTTTATGAAGTTAAGCTTAACAAAAAGGGAATACTGAGCATAAGATTTGAGTTCTACACCTTCCCTAAACAAGCTGCTAATGGATTAACTGTGGTTAAATCCATTACAGCCAACCTGGAAACCGGAGAAATATACCAACTGCATGATTTATTTAAGATAAACAGTGATTACAAAATACTCATAAGTAATATGATAAAAGAACAAATCAAAGAAAAAGATTTGCCGTTAATTAATGAATTTCAAGGTATTACTGACTACGAAGAATTCTATTTGACCGAAAATGCCCTCGTTATTTATTTTCAATTATATGAATACACCCCACACTCGGTTGGTATACCCGAATTTGAGATCCCCTACACCAAAATAAAAAATTTAATTAATGACCGTGGCCCTATAGTAAGGCAGTTAAAATAG
- a CDS encoding SET domain-containing protein translates to MIKIGFCEGKGRGVFACRKFKRGDIIELAPVLLIPSSDLPNIKNTVLKDYYFIWCHDENNRRIGAIVLGYGSLYNHSYTPNAKFIKKYKDLIVEFKALKDIEEGEEITINYNGDPEDDSPMLFEVL, encoded by the coding sequence ATGATTAAAATAGGTTTTTGTGAAGGAAAAGGAAGAGGAGTTTTTGCATGTAGAAAATTTAAAAGAGGAGATATCATAGAACTTGCTCCTGTCCTATTAATTCCGAGCAGTGATTTACCAAATATTAAAAATACTGTCTTAAAGGATTACTATTTTATTTGGTGCCATGATGAAAATAATCGAAGAATTGGAGCAATAGTTTTAGGCTATGGTTCTTTATATAACCACTCCTACACTCCCAATGCAAAATTTATAAAAAAATACAAGGATTTGATTGTAGAGTTTAAGGCTCTGAAAGACATTGAAGAAGGAGAGGAAATAACTATCAATTATAACGGAGATCCGGAGGATGATTCTCCGATGTTGTTTGAAGTTCTTTAA
- a CDS encoding N-acetylmuramoyl-L-alanine amidase, whose protein sequence is MKIVIDPGHGGADPGSVGNGLREKDLNLTVALRVNNLLKNYDVDVMLTRSGDQEVSLYERAAFANRNNADYFVSVHTNAGGGTGFESFIHTNAFDRTEKLRAIIHKQVADYYLVNGFPDRGKKQANFAVLRETNMPAVLLENLFIDNEKDAAALKDKKFLDGLADAIVQGLVSALNLKKRPVTSKTPIMGEARADREQARAYIARENEEYAGIVDIYYDLAPIYGIRPEVAIAQAAKETAFFHFGGDVSPSQNNFAGIGATGGGKSGASFSTRERGVEAHLQHLYAYASTNPLPAGRVLIDPRFNLVNRGSAPSVEDLGGKWAPSMDYGQSIVEDYLNKLISTKVSEPPQQGDSSLEERVKALEKKVKELEQLIKSNM, encoded by the coding sequence ATGAAAATAGTAATTGACCCGGGGCACGGTGGAGCAGATCCGGGGTCAGTGGGTAACGGGCTCAGGGAAAAGGATTTAAATCTTACCGTAGCGCTTAGAGTTAATAACCTGTTAAAAAATTACGATGTCGATGTAATGTTAACACGAAGTGGTGACCAGGAAGTGTCTCTTTATGAGCGGGCAGCCTTTGCTAATCGCAATAATGCGGATTATTTTGTATCTGTTCATACTAACGCGGGTGGGGGCACTGGATTTGAGAGTTTTATTCATACTAATGCCTTTGATAGAACGGAAAAATTAAGAGCTATAATTCATAAACAAGTTGCTGATTACTATCTTGTAAATGGTTTTCCCGACCGGGGGAAAAAACAGGCTAATTTTGCAGTTCTAAGGGAGACTAATATGCCCGCAGTCCTACTTGAAAACTTATTTATTGATAATGAGAAAGATGCGGCAGCATTAAAAGATAAAAAATTTCTTGACGGTCTTGCTGATGCCATTGTTCAAGGTTTAGTTAGTGCTTTAAATTTGAAAAAAAGACCCGTTACAAGTAAGACACCGATTATGGGTGAGGCCAGGGCCGACCGGGAACAGGCCCGGGCATATATAGCCAGGGAGAACGAGGAATATGCCGGTATTGTAGACATATATTATGATTTAGCACCAATTTACGGGATTCGGCCGGAGGTAGCTATTGCACAAGCGGCCAAAGAAACTGCCTTTTTTCACTTTGGGGGTGACGTGAGCCCTTCACAAAATAATTTTGCAGGGATTGGAGCTACCGGAGGAGGTAAGTCCGGTGCCAGTTTTTCTACCAGGGAAAGGGGAGTTGAAGCACACTTACAGCACTTGTATGCATATGCCAGTACGAACCCTCTGCCGGCAGGTAGAGTACTTATTGATCCCCGTTTCAATCTGGTGAACCGGGGCAGTGCTCCAAGTGTAGAGGATTTAGGTGGAAAATGGGCCCCTTCGATGGATTACGGTCAGAGTATTGTAGAAGACTATCTGAATAAACTAATATCTACTAAGGTGTCAGAACCCCCGCAACAGGGCGATTCCAGTCTTGAAGAAAGGGTTAAGGCACTGGAAAAGAAGGTCAAGGAGCTGGAACAGTTAATTAAGAGCAATATGTAA
- a CDS encoding alpha/beta-type small acid-soluble spore protein: MPRNTNQPVTPGAGNALDNLKFEIANELGITDYANIDKGSLPSRVNGYVGGNMTKKLVAFAEQALQNGAIGQIVQSAQLETPQTNQ; the protein is encoded by the coding sequence ATGCCACGTAATACTAATCAACCTGTAACTCCTGGTGCCGGAAATGCTTTGGATAATCTGAAGTTTGAAATTGCTAATGAATTAGGGATTACTGACTATGCTAATATTGATAAAGGTTCTTTACCCAGCCGTGTAAATGGTTACGTTGGTGGGAACATGACTAAAAAATTAGTAGCTTTTGCTGAGCAAGCTTTACAGAACGGTGCTATAGGGCAAATAGTTCAATCTGCCCAACTTGAAACTCCGCAAACAAATCAATAG
- a CDS encoding peptidylprolyl isomerase: MKDSQQKKIIRFFFVILALSSLLSVSTACSSGNTVATVNGESINKEELYEAMVDQNGQQVLNYLITEKIVNQEAKKQNISISEADLNKELEKVKEYYGSEENFNQYLEQSGISLEDLKEDLAINLKIEKLLEPQISIKEDEIKEYFEANKAQFAQEEQVSVRHILVDSEAVAKEVKEKLTKGEDFAELAKEYSSDTSNKEQGGYLGFIKRGEMVAEFEQAAFSLSKGEISDPVKTEYGYHIIKSEEKKAAKEANYEDSKDDVKSILFDQKAEALFSTWLQEKYEAADIENFLDKK, from the coding sequence ATGAAGGATTCACAACAAAAAAAAATAATTCGGTTTTTCTTTGTAATTCTGGCACTTAGCAGCTTACTATCAGTAAGTACTGCATGTTCTTCAGGGAATACAGTAGCTACTGTAAATGGAGAAAGTATCAACAAAGAAGAATTATATGAAGCTATGGTTGACCAAAACGGTCAGCAGGTATTGAATTATCTTATCACTGAAAAGATTGTTAACCAGGAAGCTAAAAAACAAAATATTTCTATATCTGAAGCAGATTTAAATAAAGAATTAGAAAAAGTTAAAGAGTATTATGGTTCAGAAGAAAACTTTAACCAATACTTAGAGCAAAGTGGAATTTCATTAGAAGATTTAAAAGAGGATTTAGCTATTAATCTGAAAATTGAAAAATTGTTGGAACCACAAATTTCAATTAAGGAAGATGAAATTAAAGAATATTTTGAGGCCAATAAAGCACAGTTTGCTCAAGAAGAACAGGTAAGCGTTCGTCATATTTTGGTAGACAGTGAAGCCGTGGCTAAAGAGGTAAAAGAGAAGCTGACGAAAGGTGAAGACTTCGCTGAACTGGCTAAAGAATATTCAAGCGATACGAGTAATAAGGAGCAGGGAGGTTATCTCGGGTTTATCAAAAGGGGAGAAATGGTAGCAGAATTCGAACAAGCTGCCTTTTCTTTATCAAAAGGCGAGATAAGTGATCCCGTTAAAACAGAGTATGGGTATCACATTATAAAGTCTGAAGAAAAAAAAGCTGCCAAAGAAGCAAATTATGAAGACAGTAAAGATGATGTAAAATCAATATTATTTGACCAGAAAGCAGAAGCTTTATTCAGCACCTGGCTGCAGGAAAAGTATGAGGCAGCTGATATTGAGAATTTCCTTGATAAGAAGTAA
- a CDS encoding double-cubane-cluster-containing anaerobic reductase, which yields MSDYRNMWKSLGINMEAHDRLLEILPPTYLDVYLSQENRPQNMDYFDFVVNEIHGLRIQELQEHKKKGGKVIGAFCVFVPEEIIRAAGGICIGLCSGVEMGAAEAERVLPKNICPLIKSFMGFKMAKVCPYFESCDIVVGETTCDGKKKAFEILNDFVPVHVMETPQMKREKDRTLWLSEVNDFKTNMENFTGQNISTESLAKSIQEVNAKRQALLRLSELRKHDPAPISGKDCLLIEQIAMYDDVPRFTEKVNSLCEELENKVAEGKGVAPKGTPRIIVTGTPMAIPNWKVPHIIESSGAVIVAEEMCTGLRYFENTVSEASNIDEMLENIAARYLGVNCAVFTPNPGRLERLVQLAKDYRADGIIHCSLSFCDPYAIEANRVELAMKEAGIPLLKIETDYSQEDTGQLKTRVEAFLEMIK from the coding sequence ATGTCTGACTACCGCAACATGTGGAAATCACTGGGTATAAATATGGAGGCACACGACCGGCTTTTAGAAATTCTGCCTCCTACTTATCTAGATGTATATCTTTCACAAGAGAACCGACCTCAAAATATGGATTATTTTGACTTTGTAGTAAATGAAATTCACGGGCTGCGAATTCAAGAACTTCAAGAGCATAAAAAAAAAGGCGGGAAAGTAATCGGAGCTTTCTGCGTCTTTGTACCGGAAGAAATAATCCGGGCCGCCGGAGGGATATGTATTGGCCTCTGCTCCGGAGTTGAAATGGGTGCAGCCGAAGCCGAGCGGGTACTGCCCAAGAATATCTGTCCCCTGATTAAATCCTTTATGGGTTTTAAGATGGCTAAAGTCTGTCCCTATTTTGAATCCTGTGATATAGTGGTAGGTGAAACCACCTGTGACGGAAAGAAAAAGGCCTTTGAAATTTTAAATGATTTTGTACCGGTACATGTAATGGAAACACCCCAAATGAAAAGGGAAAAGGACCGGACCCTGTGGCTTAGTGAAGTAAATGATTTTAAAACCAATATGGAAAATTTTACCGGACAAAACATTAGCACAGAGTCCCTGGCTAAGAGTATTCAGGAGGTTAATGCTAAAAGACAGGCTCTCCTGCGATTGTCTGAATTACGCAAACATGATCCTGCCCCTATCAGCGGAAAAGACTGTCTTTTAATTGAGCAAATTGCCATGTATGATGATGTACCTCGTTTTACCGAAAAAGTTAACAGCCTCTGTGAAGAGCTGGAAAATAAAGTAGCTGAAGGGAAAGGAGTTGCTCCCAAAGGTACACCCCGGATCATTGTAACCGGCACGCCGATGGCTATCCCAAACTGGAAAGTACCGCACATAATTGAAAGCAGCGGTGCTGTAATAGTAGCTGAAGAAATGTGCACAGGGCTACGTTATTTTGAAAACACCGTTTCAGAAGCTTCTAATATTGATGAGATGCTGGAGAATATCGCTGCCCGCTACCTGGGTGTAAACTGCGCCGTATTTACCCCCAACCCGGGGCGGCTGGAAAGACTGGTACAGTTAGCTAAAGACTACCGGGCAGACGGGATCATCCACTGCAGTTTGTCTTTCTGCGATCCCTATGCCATAGAAGCCAACAGAGTTGAACTGGCAATGAAGGAAGCGGGCATACCTCTTTTAAAAATTGAAACCGACTACAGCCAGGAAGACACCGGGCAACTCAAAACAAGAGTCGAAGCATTTTTGGAAATGATTAAGTAA
- a CDS encoding acyl-CoA dehydratase activase: protein MYAGIDIGSRTIALVITDGQEIINARVVDTGYTPIQTAKELLAGEKFSRLIATGYGRHSARSEFADDIITEIKAHAIGARYFHPETRTILDIGGQDSKVILLNEKGGIIDFQMNDKCSAGTGKFLEVMANALGYSPDEFGHEALQGKKGIKISSMCTVFAESEAISLVHRGTPRQDIARALHISVAERAAGMLQRINFIPPLAFSGGVARNSCIVKFLEEKLQTKILVNRDPQLIGALGAALFASQIN from the coding sequence TTGTATGCGGGAATAGATATAGGTTCCAGAACAATAGCTCTGGTCATTACAGACGGACAAGAAATTATCAATGCCCGGGTTGTAGATACAGGGTATACGCCAATCCAAACTGCAAAGGAACTGTTGGCCGGGGAAAAATTTAGCCGGCTAATTGCTACAGGATACGGGCGTCATTCTGCCCGCTCCGAATTTGCTGACGATATCATTACGGAGATAAAGGCTCACGCCATAGGTGCCCGTTATTTTCACCCGGAAACTCGCACCATTTTAGACATCGGCGGGCAGGACTCCAAAGTTATTTTATTAAATGAAAAAGGCGGAATTATTGACTTTCAGATGAATGATAAGTGCTCCGCCGGTACAGGTAAATTTCTGGAGGTTATGGCAAACGCATTGGGCTACAGCCCGGATGAATTCGGACATGAGGCTCTTCAGGGAAAAAAGGGGATTAAAATCAGCAGTATGTGTACCGTTTTTGCCGAATCAGAAGCTATCTCGCTGGTCCACCGGGGAACTCCAAGACAGGATATTGCACGGGCTCTTCACATCTCGGTGGCTGAGCGGGCCGCCGGCATGTTGCAAAGGATAAATTTCATCCCACCTCTTGCCTTTAGCGGAGGGGTTGCCCGAAATTCATGTATAGTAAAATTCCTGGAAGAAAAATTACAAACTAAAATTCTCGTAAACAGAGATCCCCAGCTCATCGGGGCCCTTGGTGCGGCTCTGTTCGCCAGTCAAATCAATTAA
- a CDS encoding ferritin-like domain-containing protein, with protein sequence MNLNFATEVKLGITKGTALEQAVKDNFSGENWEVGWYLAAARQAQREGYPEVGEVLIRIAWEEAMHAARFGELNGEISASTKENIEKALAGEQKSNQMKREAAVKAKQDNIDEAHDFFDEAAKDEARHARALKGLLDRYFK encoded by the coding sequence ATGAATTTAAATTTTGCAACAGAAGTAAAACTTGGAATTACTAAAGGCACGGCACTGGAACAGGCAGTAAAAGATAACTTCAGCGGTGAAAACTGGGAGGTTGGCTGGTATCTGGCGGCTGCCCGCCAGGCGCAGCGCGAGGGTTACCCCGAGGTTGGCGAGGTGCTGATTAGAATTGCTTGGGAAGAAGCTATGCATGCAGCTCGCTTTGGCGAGCTCAACGGCGAAATTTCCGCCAGTACCAAGGAAAACATTGAAAAGGCTTTAGCCGGAGAACAAAAATCCAACCAGATGAAGCGTGAAGCTGCCGTGAAGGCCAAACAGGATAACATTGACGAGGCACACGATTTTTTCGACGAAGCCGCCAAGGATGAGGCTAGGCACGCCCGGGCCCTAAAAGGACTGCTGGATAGATATTTTAAATAA
- a CDS encoding LysM peptidoglycan-binding domain-containing protein — translation MNFLRRCKLFTLFSLALIMVPLTVEASTYSVAPGDSLYLISKKFGTSVNAIQAANQLNTTIIYPGQKLYIPDTYKVRSGDTLYLIGKKYGVPYQDIMTYNKLNSTYLYVGQVLLIPPTTSSVSRSYSPSYSKSDADLLARLITAEADSESYTTKVAVGAVVLNRVKSPLFPNTIPGVIYQVDSTGRYQFTPVLNGWINRPASAEAIRAAQEALKGVDPTRGALYFFESDVKNSFLHSRPVSTVLDSFTFAY, via the coding sequence ATGAATTTTTTAAGACGTTGTAAATTATTTACTCTTTTTTCTTTGGCTTTAATAATGGTTCCTTTAACTGTAGAAGCATCTACATATTCTGTAGCACCCGGGGATTCTTTGTACTTAATCAGCAAAAAATTTGGGACAAGCGTTAATGCTATTCAAGCTGCTAATCAGTTAAATACAACAATAATTTACCCGGGCCAAAAACTTTATATCCCGGATACTTATAAAGTACGATCCGGTGATACTTTATACTTAATTGGTAAAAAGTATGGTGTCCCTTATCAAGACATCATGACTTATAATAAACTTAATAGCACTTACTTATATGTAGGACAAGTTCTTTTAATTCCACCGACAACTTCTTCAGTTAGCAGAAGTTATTCCCCTTCATATTCGAAGTCTGATGCTGACCTTTTGGCCCGGCTTATTACTGCCGAAGCCGATTCCGAATCCTACACTACTAAAGTTGCTGTTGGAGCGGTTGTGTTAAACAGGGTAAAAAGTCCATTATTTCCAAATACAATACCGGGAGTTATTTATCAGGTAGATAGTACCGGACGGTATCAATTTACGCCTGTATTAAATGGATGGATTAACAGACCGGCCAGTGCCGAAGCTATCAGGGCCGCACAAGAAGCACTAAAGGGTGTTGATCCTACCAGAGGTGCATTATACTTTTTTGAATCTGATGTAAAAAACAGTTTTCTCCACAGCCGTCCTGTAAGTACAGTACTGGACAGCTTTACTTTCGCTTATTAA
- the carB gene encoding carbamoyl-phosphate synthase large subunit: protein MPKRTDINKILIIGSGPIVIGQACEFDYSGTQACKALKKLGYQIVLVNSNPATIMTDPEIADVTYIEPLNLKSLTNIIAKERPDALLPNLGGQSALNLCSDLSKAGVLEKYAVKVIGVQIDAIERGEDRIAFKETMNRLGIEMPRSKPAYSVEEAEKIAQELGYPVVIRPAYTMGGTGGGLVYNVEELRTIVNRGITASLIGQVLVEESVLGWEELELEVVRDAKNQMLTVCFIENIDPMGVHTGDSFCVAPMLTISQELRQRLQKYAYAIVEAIEVIGGTNVQFAHDPKTGRVVIIEINPRTSRSSALASKATGFPIAFISAMLAAGLTLDEIPYWREGTLDKYTPSGDYVVIKFARWAFEKFPNSQDKLGTQMRAVGEVMSIGKNYKEAFQKAIRSLEIGRYGLGFAKDFNRRSLEELLSMLAEPSSERHFIMYEALRKGANIDHLYELTHIKPWFIQQMKELVLLEEQILEYRNKHLPDELLARAKKDGFSDRYLAMLLNLPEKEIRQRRTALGLVEGWEAVPVSGVENAAYYFSTYNAPDQTAASDRKKVMILGGGPNRIGQGIEFDYCCVHAAFALRDMGFETVIVNCNPETVSTDYDTSDKLYFEPLTVEDVLSIYEKEKPLGVIVQFGGQTPLNIAGELAKAGVKIFGTSPETIDLAEDRDRFRQIMDKLDIPMPESGMAVNLEEALEIANRIGYPLMVRPSYVLGGRGMEVVYDEEMLRRYLDAAVEVTPERPILIDKFLYNAIEAEADAITDGTDAFVPTVMEHIELAGIHSGDSACVIPPVNIQAKHIETIVEYTKKIAIELNVVGLMNIQYAISNDKVYVLEANPRASRTVPLVSKVCNIQMAWIATEIMLAAETGKEYPIKRLISKRIPHFGVKEAVFPFNMFPEVDPLLGPEMRSTGEVLGIAESFELAYYKAQEATQSPLPTTGTVLLSVNDQDKPAALETARLFKKLGFRIKATEGTHNFLMKNGVINEEIKKLYQGRPNIIDGIKNKEINLVINTPSGKRSQHDDSYIRKTAIKYKVPYITTMAAALASARGIAVYKENNIQKAVKSLQEYHKDITL from the coding sequence ATGCCAAAGCGAACCGACATTAATAAAATCCTCATTATTGGTTCAGGCCCGATTGTAATTGGACAGGCTTGTGAATTTGATTATTCCGGAACCCAGGCCTGTAAAGCCTTAAAAAAATTGGGTTATCAGATTGTTTTGGTTAATTCAAATCCGGCCACAATCATGACCGACCCTGAAATCGCTGATGTAACCTACATTGAACCGCTAAATTTAAAAAGTCTGACCAACATAATAGCTAAAGAGCGACCGGACGCATTACTGCCTAACTTAGGTGGCCAGTCGGCTCTTAATTTATGTTCTGATCTAAGCAAAGCCGGTGTTTTAGAAAAATACGCAGTAAAAGTAATCGGTGTGCAAATTGATGCTATTGAACGTGGTGAAGACCGAATCGCCTTTAAAGAAACTATGAACCGACTAGGCATTGAAATGCCCCGCAGCAAACCGGCCTACAGTGTAGAGGAAGCAGAGAAAATCGCTCAAGAACTCGGATATCCGGTGGTTATCCGTCCGGCTTACACCATGGGAGGTACCGGCGGTGGTCTGGTTTATAATGTAGAAGAGCTAAGAACAATAGTTAACCGGGGAATCACAGCCAGTTTGATTGGACAAGTCCTTGTAGAGGAATCAGTACTTGGATGGGAAGAATTAGAACTGGAAGTTGTGCGGGACGCCAAAAATCAAATGCTGACAGTTTGTTTCATCGAAAACATTGATCCCATGGGTGTTCATACCGGTGATTCTTTCTGTGTGGCACCTATGCTGACAATCAGCCAGGAACTCCGGCAGAGATTACAGAAATACGCCTATGCCATTGTGGAAGCAATAGAAGTAATTGGCGGAACCAATGTTCAATTTGCCCATGACCCCAAAACGGGCCGGGTTGTTATTATTGAAATAAATCCCCGGACTTCCCGTTCGTCTGCCTTAGCCTCAAAAGCTACCGGCTTTCCAATCGCTTTTATTTCGGCAATGCTGGCAGCAGGCTTAACCCTTGACGAAATTCCTTACTGGCGGGAAGGCACCCTGGATAAGTACACTCCTTCAGGTGATTATGTGGTCATAAAGTTTGCCCGCTGGGCTTTTGAAAAATTCCCTAATTCCCAGGACAAACTGGGGACACAGATGCGGGCTGTCGGTGAAGTTATGAGCATCGGCAAAAACTATAAAGAGGCCTTTCAAAAAGCAATCCGATCCCTCGAAATCGGTCGTTACGGGTTGGGCTTTGCAAAAGATTTTAACCGCCGCTCCCTGGAGGAACTGCTGTCAATGCTGGCTGAGCCCTCGAGTGAACGTCACTTTATAATGTATGAGGCATTACGTAAAGGAGCGAATATCGATCATCTTTACGAGCTAACCCATATCAAACCCTGGTTTATTCAGCAGATGAAAGAACTTGTTTTGCTGGAAGAACAGATTCTGGAGTATAGAAATAAACACCTGCCGGACGAACTGCTGGCCCGGGCTAAAAAAGACGGTTTTTCTGATCGTTATCTAGCGATGCTGTTAAATCTACCGGAAAAAGAAATACGTCAGCGCAGAACCGCTTTAGGGTTAGTGGAAGGATGGGAAGCGGTCCCTGTAAGCGGTGTTGAAAACGCGGCTTACTATTTCTCCACTTACAACGCCCCTGATCAGACTGCTGCAAGTGACCGGAAAAAAGTAATGATCCTGGGCGGTGGCCCGAACCGGATCGGCCAGGGAATTGAGTTTGACTACTGCTGCGTACATGCGGCTTTTGCCCTGCGCGATATGGGCTTTGAAACAGTTATTGTTAACTGTAACCCTGAGACGGTTTCCACCGACTATGACACTTCTGATAAACTGTATTTTGAACCATTGACAGTGGAAGATGTTTTGAGCATATATGAAAAGGAAAAGCCCCTGGGAGTAATCGTTCAGTTTGGAGGGCAAACCCCTTTAAATATCGCCGGTGAACTGGCTAAAGCCGGAGTAAAAATCTTCGGCACTTCTCCTGAAACTATTGATTTGGCCGAGGACCGCGACAGGTTCCGTCAAATCATGGATAAGCTTGACATTCCCATGCCGGAATCCGGTATGGCGGTGAATCTTGAAGAAGCACTGGAAATTGCCAACCGGATTGGTTATCCTTTAATGGTTCGCCCCTCCTATGTTTTGGGCGGCCGTGGGATGGAAGTTGTTTACGATGAGGAAATGCTCCGCCGATACCTGGATGCGGCAGTCGAGGTTACTCCGGAAAGACCGATTCTGATTGATAAATTCCTATATAATGCTATTGAAGCAGAAGCTGACGCAATCACCGATGGAACTGACGCCTTCGTACCGACGGTAATGGAACATATTGAATTGGCAGGCATCCACTCCGGGGACTCAGCGTGTGTGATTCCGCCGGTAAATATCCAAGCAAAACATATTGAAACTATTGTAGAATATACCAAGAAAATAGCTATAGAACTAAATGTTGTAGGTCTGATGAATATTCAGTACGCCATATCCAATGATAAAGTTTATGTTTTAGAAGCCAACCCGAGGGCTTCACGAACCGTTCCCCTTGTGTCAAAAGTTTGTAATATCCAGATGGCCTGGATTGCCACAGAAATAATGCTGGCGGCGGAAACCGGTAAAGAATACCCAATCAAGAGACTAATCTCGAAAAGAATTCCTCATTTTGGGGTGAAAGAGGCTGTCTTCCCGTTTAATATGTTCCCGGAAGTCGACCCGCTGCTGGGACCGGAGATGCGTTCCACCGGAGAAGTGTTGGGAATTGCTGAATCATTTGAGTTAGCCTACTATAAGGCACAAGAAGCAACCCAGTCTCCCCTTCCCACAACCGGAACCGTTCTGCTCAGTGTGAATGATCAAGATAAACCGGCCGCACTGGAAACAGCAAGATTATTTAAGAAACTGGGCTTTCGTATTAAAGCAACGGAAGGAACTCACAATTTCCTTATGAAAAACGGTGTCATAAATGAAGAGATTAAAAAATTATACCAGGGCCGGCCAAATATAATTGATGGTATTAAAAATAAAGAAATTAACCTGGTTATTAACACCCCGTCCGGAAAACGCAGCCAACATGATGACTCTTATATCCGTAAGACAGCTATTAAATATAAAGTACCCTATATCACCACTATGGCTGCTGCCCTGGCCAGTGCAAGAGGTATCGCAGTATATAAAGAAAACAATATTCAGAAAGCCGTAAAATCTTTACAAGAGTATCATAAGGATATTACCCTTTAG